The window GCAGGATGCTTTTACAAACTTGGCCCTTAGAGTTCTTGGTAGAGACAGAGCCATGGGAGATGAGGTACTCTGTGCTTTTGAAATAGTTTGGTGTGAGTGGTTGCTGGAGGCAGCTCCCCCGTTTGTCTTACTACAACTCTAATAAGAAAGAATTCTGTCTATACAATTGGAAAATACCACTCCCTTCCCCAGTCTTAGCAGAACTTCAGcataaaggccggcgccacggctcactaggctaatcctccgcctagcggcgccggcacaccgggttctagtcccggtcagggcgccggattctgtcccggttgcccctcttccaggccagccctctgctgtggccagggagtgcagtggaggatggaccaggtgcttgggccctgcaccccatgggagaccaggaaaagcacctggctcctggctcctgccatcggatcagcgcggtgcgccggccgcagcgcgccggccgcggcggccattggagggtgaaccaacggcaaaggaagacctttctctctgtctctctctctcactgtccactctgcctgtcaaaaaaaaaaaaaaaaaaaaaaaaaaaagaacttcagcaTAACTCAGGGAGAGAACTGGGCAATTCATTAAGGAGCAGACACACTACCCTCCCTTTCACTCATGCTCCGGCCTCTTCTCACCCCTCCATGTGCTACCACCCACATCTGAGATGGGCCCTGGGCTCCCACACCCTGCAGGCACCTGTGGGAAACACACAGAAGACAGCACTTCCAAGCCCCCTTAAAATTGTCAGGCCCCTCACTCCTGCCCAGCTAAAGAAAGGTGATGTGGAAATGACCTTAGAAAAGTCCCGACATGATCCTCCAGTTTCTCTTTTTCCTGCTTGCACCAACTGTTGACACTCCAGAGGGTGCAGCCCTCATTAGCCTGGGTCCCTGAGCAGGTGAGTAaggaccctccctccctccatatcTCCCACCAACTCAAGTAGATTCTAAGAGCAGAGATGCACTTTTTCGTGTTAAGCCACTGAAACTTAAAGCATAAGCCTAACCTATTCTGACCACAAGACTCTTGCAACTAAATAAAacaagcccaagtgcttgtcagTTGATTGCTGTCTTTCTAGACAATACAATGGATAAAGTAAAAATTTCCAGCTCTTGTCCACTGAACAAGGGGCCCTTGGAGCCATTTGACTGCTAGCCTACATCCACTTTCCAGGACACAATTTCTGCTCTGTGCCTTTTTGCACTTAGACAAGCAACTGCAGGTAACTGATCTACCCTCCACCTCGACAACAGGAATACAACCATGTCATAGTCAGAAAAAGACTTGATGAAGTCATGATTCTAACCAACCTCAAGGGTGGTATGCTGTGGGACCAGCATACCATCATGGTCCAGGCTGCTTCAGCTCAGGAACACCAGAAATCCTATCGCCCTGCCACTCAGAGGGCAGTTGATTTTCAGGGACTGACTCGCACTAATCAAATTCATAGACTAACAGACTAATGTATAAACCAGTCACTAGTTCATTTTATGCCAGGAGATTTTGTTTTTCCTGGTAACTGAAATACTCGTGATACAATCCAGAATAATTATTCCCTCAAGAGCAATCCAGGGAAGACAGAACACATAAAGGATGCTGGAGAGATGGGTATTGGGAGGGTGACCATCTTGGAGGCCTTTCCAGCAAGACTGTGACGGTAATAAATCATCAGAAAGTTTGAGTTTCCTCTCACCCCTCTCTCTAGCTCAGTTAACATGGAACAAATTCAAACAAAGTCTTGCTTTCACAttccttaattttttcaaagttcaATAAAACAGGCTGCATATTAGTTATCTTAAGACCAGTAATGATTCAATACTATTTGACTCCCAAGATAGAGCAGAAGTGCCTTTACAAACCTAAGATAAGGGGTTGGCAAACCACATCCCATGGGCCCACTCCATACTGtcacctgtttttgtaaataacatTTTGCTGGACCGTAGCCATGTACATTAGTTTAACATATTGTTTATGGTTACTTTTGTATTCCATGAGCAGAGTTGAGTTACAGCAACAGAGCCTAAAATATTTGCCATGTGGCTTTCATTATAGGAAAATTTTCTGACTCCTTATGTAGACAACATCCTCATAAATGTCCAAATAATTTCTCTTACCCTTGGCAATGGCCCACAAGTTATAGTCTGATGCACCTTCCAGGTGATGCTGGATTCCAAGGTATGGAAGCTCCAAGTTCACATGTGTAGGTGTTCTCAtggttctggtcccagtggcTCAAAAATAATCCATGTCCATAGTGAACCTGCTGTGGGCTGCATTTCAGAGATCAATATTGAACACAGACCCTGAGTCCAGCCAGAAAGTTGTCCAAGATCTGGATTCCAAAAAGTAGCCCAACACTCACCTGCATAAATTCTTCAACTCTTTGGTCCTCAATTTCACATCTGTAAAATCAAATAGCCCAGCCTCCACTGTAGAGTGACAAATACAACAGCTGTGAGAAAACTAGGGGAAGTACATTGCCATGATTTTCGTAAATGTGAGATGTGACATGGAATATACTAACTTTAGAAATCACAGAATcacactggtttacttcccgTTAACAGTCAACATGATATGGAGGCTCCTGACTGACACTAGTAAAATAATTCTCTTGTGTGTCAGAATGTCCACAGTTGTTACCCATACGGACTTGGAACCAGGTACCCTGGATGCTACTCTCACCTGTGCTCAGCCCAGCAGACACAGAACAAACAGAGCCTTCCTCTGAGAATGTTCCTTTTCTCCTATGCAACACCTCAGTGGATTCCCAGCCTTAACAAGACTGCACAGGATCCGCCTTGGAGGTGGCTCACCTAGTGACCTTGCAGGCTCTAAGATCAAAGTGGGCTTCAGTAACAATCACAAAGGCTGCTCCACAGGCAGGGGTGAGCCATGTGCCAGACATCACTGTGTGTGACAAGgccccacccatccaccaccaAAGGTCTCTCAGATCCCTCCAGCCTGACATTCGGAGAGCAAATGAACAGTGGTCCCTTGGGCATCACCCAAATCTCTAGACTTTAttgaaaaatcaaatgattaTCTCTAGCTAGAGTAGTCTCCAGAGAACAGAAGTTAGAATTCAATGAGGGcacagtgtgtatatgtgtatgtatgtgtgagtgtgattACAAATACAACAAATGCATAGCCAGGCTTGTGTGGGAGCGCCTGCGAACTAGTATTCATGTAATATAAAGGCAGTAGAGGAGTGTGGTGGGACTATAAACAGTGAAGCCCAATTGCCTGGTCCAAATTCCGGAGCTGCCATCCTTGGCTGTATACTGTGGGCAATGGAGTTGATTCGATCCCAGTCCAGCAAATATTTCCTGTTCCACCTTCACCTCCATGGGAGAAGTGTCCTTCCTTGCCGCAGTAAAGCTGGGTTTGGCCATGAGACTTGCTTTGGCAGAGACAACATGGGCAGAAGTGACAGTGTGTCAATTCTGAACCAAGAACTTAAGAAGCATTGCATGATTGTGCTCATCCCCTCTGATGGCATCAGACCTCAGCACACAGAAGTCTGCCCCAGGTAGCCACTGCTACCCTCCAGCCTGGGGCCCACATGACAGACACAGAGCAGGGCCTCCCCAGTCATCTATCAGTCCTGCGAGTGTGGACAGTGTTCTATGCTGTAGACCACAGagagtttgtatttatttgttacacagcaaaaaCCGATAGATGCAGGCAAGGTACTTAACCTCCCTGGTTTTTTTCTCCAGGAGATGGGGAGAAGGGTGGAGCCTGCTGCAAATAGTTGTTATGAGAATTAAACAAGCGTATGCATACAAAGCACTTAGGACACTGGCTGGCACATCTTTAAGCGCTTCATCCGTGTTAGCTGTTGCTGCTACTGCTGTTGTTTTGAGAGTATGAGCAAGCAGACCCGAGCGGGGTGAGCACACACTCGGGTGTCACTGGGAGCACGTGAGGATCGAGAAGGGAGAATGGACATGGCAGGTGTGGGAGCAGGAGGGCCACTCCCTCAGCAGAAGTACTCATTGAGCCGTCGGCCCCCTCGGGTCCCCAAGGCCTGAGAGTCCAGGCTGGATCGGGCAGACAGGAGCCTGTCGGCTTCGCTAAGGCTGTTCCGGGACAGCTCCTCGGAGCCGTCGTCGCTGTGGCCCAGCCTCTCCAGGTTGACGTAGGCGCCCGTGGCCTCGGTGGAGCGCGCAGAGCGGCACTTGCGGCAGCGCCTGCGGAGCGCTCCGCAGCAGACGAGTAGTGTGGGAGGCAGCGCGATGATGGCGGCCACGCTGATCACCACCACGTTGATGAGCCGCTGGGTGCCCTCGGCGTCCACCACCTCCTCGGTGGAGAAGATGACGCACTCCTCCTTCCGGGGCAGCAGGCCCCGCGCGCACACGCAGGCTACGTATTTGGTCTTGGGCGCCAGGCCCTCAATGGTGACGCTAGTCTTCCCTGGCGGCACCATCACCCGCCGCATGTTGCGCTGCCCAAAGACGGCGTAGAGGACATTTAGGGCCGTGGTGTTCCCAGCCTGGGGGCCCTTCCACACCAAGGACGCGCTGTGGTAGGTGTCCCCCACCACCTTGAGAGACCTCACCGTCTGGGATCCCACTTGCCCCTCCGAGAGCTCTCCCGGGGCCCCCAGGTGGAGGTGCTGGAGCCCGAGCTCCTCCTTCACGCCTGGCTCTGTGGCGGCCAGGCCAGCAGACTCAGCAAGGTGGGGCACGTGCCTGGCCACCAGCTTGTtgttgtaggcagcggcttcGGGCCCCTCGCCCATCCGTGCCCACAGAGCACCAGGGCTCCCTCTGGGTGCTGCGGGAGTCTGTGGCTCTGTGACCAGCAGGGAGATGAGGGTCTCCGTGGCTCCCAGAAAGTTCTTGGCCTGGCAGATGTAGTCTCCCGAGTCCGAGTGGGACACTTCAGGCAGGCCCAGCAGAGTCCAGCTCGTGCCGTCGCCAGAGAACTCCTGGTGCACTAGGGGGAGAAGAGGCCACGGGCAAAAGAGAATGAGTGGGCCCATCTGCCCCAAGCTCCCCTCCAGGGCCAAGTCTACAGGCCCTGGGCTGCACACGCTCCCCTGAAGATCCTGGCATGTTGAGAAAGCACTGGCAGTCACCTGACTTTTCTCAGATCAGCCAAGGGGATAGAGATGACCTAGGCTCAGCCTTGGGAAGCCCCTGAGGGCCCCCTGTTGAAGAAGTACCTAAGAATGATGAGCTGTCCAAACTGTTCATCAGAGCTCTGGATGTTTTCCGAGGCAGTCCACACCATGCGCCCTCCCACCAGAGGAAGTAGGCAGGTGCATGGTGGGTAAGAGGGTCTGTCGTGGGGGGGAGTGCCCAGAGGCAGTGCTGGAAGTGCAAGGCCCATCTTTGCCTTCCCACTTTGCATTGTGGAGCTCATGGTACCATTCTGTCTGCCAATTGGTTTCAGACCCCCATCCCACAGCAGAGGTGAGCCACCCCTGCCCATGCGGCCTCGCAAAAACAGGACACATCAGAGGCTGTTAAAGTGTGTGGGGGTCTCAGCTCCCCATCAGAGGCCAATCAAGTAGCCTTTCAGGGCCTCAGTTTGCTTGTATGTGAAGTAAGATTGATAATCAGGTTGCCCTTTGAAGTCCAGCACCATCAGGCACATAATTCAAAACCATGCACGTGATTATGCACATAATTCATACACCCTCATGAGGAGTTCAGCAAATGGTAACTCCTCTCATTACTTACTCTTGGCGACATTGGCTTAGTACCTAAAACTGGGAAATTAACATTCAATATTAAATATAatcagggttggcattgtgacataataggttgagcctccacctatagcaccagcatcccatatgggcgccggtttgagtcccagctgctccacttgcaatccagttccttgctcatggcctgggaaggcagtggaagatggcctgagtgcctgggcccctgcacccgtggggaagacccagaagaagctcctggctcctgtttcagcctggcctagccttagccattgcacccatttggggagtaaagcagcagatggaagacctctctctgtctctccctctctctgtctataactctgcctctcaaataaatatatcttttaaaaaatattaaatatactcAGCTTTTAGTGCTTCTCAGGGCGGGCCCTATGACTCTGACAGAGGGGCTAACAGGATGACACAGTGCAGGCCGAGAACCCTCTTCCTCTTCAAATCCACTGCTCCCATGCCTTGCCTGTATATAAATCCCACGCAGGTCCGCTCAGAAAGATGAAGTCCAGCCTTATTTAGACTACCTCCCTCTGACCCTGCCTGCTTCCCACTTCAGATGTAGACCCTCCCGCCGGTCTGGGGGCTCAGCACGGCAGCCCCTGGAGCTTGCATACCTGTGCCATTGAGTGGGCGTCCATTAGCTCTCTTCCAGCTCATCTCGGGGCCAGGGACACCCGTGGCCCCACAACGTAGAAAGACTGTGCTGCCCAAAGGGGACCTGATGCTGGCCACGCCTGGACGGAGCTCTGGTCCCTGGCACTTTCGCAGTTCCAGCTGGCTGAAGGCTACTCCAGCCAAGCTTCGCGGGCTAGCACACCGCAGCCTAGCCTCAATGAAGATCAGATTTGGGGCCCAGTCTTCCAGGAGTCCAACCAGGTCATAGAGTCGGCAGTCACACATCCAGGGGTTGTCCTGCAGCCCTGCAGGGGTGAGAGATGAGATAAGAGGTAAGCCCTAGATATTCAGATTCCCAGGCCCGGCTCTCCTTCCCCTTGGGGGTCAGCAGAGCAGGCCTCCAGGCCCACCCAGTTCCTTGTGTTAAAGCTGATTCTTCATCATGAGCGCTGGCATCACCTCCCTCTCAGGGTTGCTGTACGATAAAGCATTAGGCTCTAGGCAATCACTGCTGCCTAGGTAGAATTCCTTTGTGAAATGCAACGTGAAGGCCGTTTCGGCCCCCAGGGATTGTTGTTAAATTTGACGGTGAGTCTAAGAATCAAATCAGTAACATTTGATGTCTGCAGGCATCTATCTGATATGTTTGGAAATGGGAATGtatcctccacacacacacacacaccagtggcTGTTGCCTTGGTTAAATGCATTTAATGATACACCTGCAACCCAATGATCATTGATGCCCAGTTCTTTACTAGTGAGCTACCTGGCTTTCACCTGTTTCAAAAGGCTCCCAAAAGAATTAATGCAAAAGGCAAATTTAAACCATGGTGAAACTTTCACCCACTTGACTGGCACAAGTTAAACATTTTGGCTATTTCAACTGTTAGCTCTGCAAAGGAGTAGATCTCATCTATCCTGTTCACTGCCTTATTCCTAGCACCTAGATTAGAAAGCACTCAAAAATACTTGCagaggggcccgcactgtggcacagcaggctaagccaccacttgcaaagctggcattccatattggagtgtgggttcaagtcccagctgctccactgccaatccagctccctgctaattgtgcctggaaaagcagcagaagatggcccaagtgtttgggctcctgccacccatgtgggagaccaggatggtgtttctggctcctgcctggtctAGACCAAgctgtctgaggagtgaaccagaggatggaagattcctcccctacccctgcctttcaagtaaataaattttttaaaaaatacccacaAAGTGAACATATGAGTGAGTGGTTTCACATACCACTGGTGGGGACTGAGAATTGGTCCAGCCCTGTTAGAaaacatctgatttttttttaaagatttatttatttatttgaaagtcagagttacacacagagagaaggagaggcagagagagaggtcttcaatccactggttcactccccaattggccacaagggccggagctgtgccaatctgaagccaggagccaggagcttcctccaggtcttaccatgtgggtgtaggggcccaaggacttggggggccatcttctactactttcccaggtcacagcaaagagctggattggaagtggagcagccgggactagaaccggcgcccatatgggatgccggcactgcagacggcagctttacccactatgccgcagtgccggccccaaaaccacctgattttaaaatgactaatatggccggcgccgcggctcactaggctaatcctccacctagtggcaccggcacaccgggttctagtcccggtcggggcgccggattctgtcccggttgcccctcttccaggccagccctctgctgtggccagggagtgcagtggaggatggaccaggtgcttgggccctgcaccccatgggagaccaggaaaagcacctggctcctggctcctgccatcggatcagcgcggtgcgccggccgcagcgcgccagccgcgccggccattggagggtgaaccaacggcaaaaggaagacctttctctctgtctctctctctctctcactgtccactctgcctgtcaaaaaataaataaattaattaattaattaaataaataaaatgactaatatggccggcgccacaggcaccggcacaccaggttctactcctggtcggggcgccggattctgtcccggttgcccctcttccaggacagctctctgctgtggccagggagtgcagtggaggatggcccaagtgcttgggccctgcaccccatgggagaccaggagaagcacctggctcctgccttcggatcagcacggtgcgcccgccgcagcgcgccggccatggcagccattggagggtgaaccaatggcaaaggaagacctttctctctgtctctctctctcactgtccactctgcctgtcaaaataaaataaaataaaataaaatgactaatATGCACACTCCATGATCAAACAATTGCACTTTCAGTTCCTGTCCTGCTGAAACATTCAGACACACTCAGAAGGATGCGGTGCCAAGAATATGCTCTGTGGCATCCCAAGTGTTGGCAAAGTAATGGAACAATGTGAAGTCCACTGAAGGGAGAATAACTAAATAAACTACAGCACAGTATGTTGTAGAACACTGTGTAGCTGTTTAAAATGAACTTGAGTCATTTGTAGTAATTAAGAAATATCTCCAAGATACATCACTCGGGTGCAATGATGCTAATATATATAATGCAATAGAATGTTatggcacacacacatataacttTCTGTCTGCATGTACTGTCTTCaacattttctaatattttaaatgtttagatATCATTATGTATGACTTGCATAACTCAAATTCATTTTGCAGGGTGAGCTGTGCCTCACCGGTCAACCTCAGGGTCCAACAGGTAGCTGAAGCAAGAGAGGCCTCCTGGTTCCCCTGGTTAGCCAACAGGATGAGAGAAAAATGATGGAGGGGCTGGCTGCTGTACTGCGATAACTGGGTATtgggaagctgagccaggagggCCGCCTGCTGGTTGTGTGGCCCAGAAGGCCTCTAGCGTCTCACTCTCCCTATTGGTGACTGCTGCGCTCTGCCCTGGGGCCTGCTGCCCTTGTGGATCTCATTCAGTTCCCCAGATAAAGAATTGGgacagggccggcgctggggcatagcaggtaaggcccacacctgcagtgccagcgtccagTATGAGTGCTGGATCGggccccagctgttcctcttccgatccagctctctgctatggcctggggaagcaatagaagatggcccaagtccttgggcccctgcacccgtgtgggagacctgggagaagctccaggctcctggctacggattgtcccagcttcagccattgaggccatctggggagtgaaccagcggatggaagttctctctctccctctcccttttcttctccttctccctctcaaacgaataaaaaatctttaaaaaaaatctggactCAGAGACGCTTAGTAACTCGCCTAAGACCCCAAGACCCCCAAGACCCGCTGTGGTGGCTCCAGGCTCCATGCATCTCTTACCTAGGACCAGTCTGGCGCGATGGCTCGGCGGGAAGAGCTCTGCCTTCATGGGAACCCAGGTGAGAAGCAGCTCCTGTGGTAGCCTCATCAGCTGGTTGCTGGAGAGGTCGAGGAAGGTGAGGTTCCCCAGGAAGCGCGCGGCCTCAGGTGGCACGGTGGAGAGGCGATTGGCCTGCAGGTCCAGCAGTCGAAGCTCCGGGACATCCCTGAGCGCGGCCCAGGGGAAGGCGGCCAGGCGGTTCCCAGGCAGCCGTAGCTCACGCAGGCGCCGCAGGCCTCGGAGCATGAGGGCGCTGAGCTCGTTGAGGACGTTGTAGGGCAGCCACAGCTGCTCCAGGCGGCCCAGCGACCGGAAGGCTTCGCCAGGCACCCTGCGCAGGGCTGTGCGCTCCAGGCATAGTCTGCAGGTGTCCGGCGGGACCGACGCGGGGGGCAGAGTCATGTCGGGGTCGCTGCACACCACCGTCCTGCTCACAGAAATGGGCGCTCTTTGAGCAAGGGTTTTTGCCAGGTCAAGGATTCCACCCCAATCCCGGCCGCGGCCACCTTCCTCCCTGATGGCCCCAGGTCTGCGTGAACGCAGGACGCCAATCCCAGTGTCCAGACCATGCTGGGCTCTGGAGACGGGCGACCAGAACACGCAGCCTCGCATTTTCATGGTGGTGGTGCAGGGGGGCGGTGGCTCTTGCTTGCAGGATCCTAAGAGGGCCATTTGGTCCTCACTGGTCTGCAAGATTTCATGCGTGGACCGTGTCCCATTGCAGCCCACAGCACCTGCTGCAGTGCACTAAGACGGAGGGGTAGTGATTAGCCCTGCAGCCTGTTGCCTGGTTGCATTGCCTCTATGTGTGCAGAGCGTTCCTCTGTTCAATGGTATCACTATTTTTTGCAGTCATTTTg of the Oryctolagus cuniculus chromosome 15, mOryCun1.1, whole genome shotgun sequence genome contains:
- the LRIT1 gene encoding leucine-rich repeat, immunoglobulin-like domain and transmembrane domain-containing protein 1 isoform X1 encodes the protein MASGRGVCRGAVSKWAASRLAGLAGRSSPGTGPCLGATEEPGVMWVAVGMLGLLALMGPPQARGSCPSQCSCSLHILSDGSKARTVVCSDPDMTLPPASVPPDTCRLCLERTALRRVPGEAFRSLGRLEQLWLPYNVLNELSALMLRGLRRLRELRLPGNRLAAFPWAALRDVPELRLLDLQANRLSTVPPEAARFLGNLTFLDLSSNQLMRLPQELLLTWVPMKAELFPPSHRARLVLGLQDNPWMCDCRLYDLVGLLEDWAPNLIFIEARLRCASPRSLAGVAFSQLELRKCQGPELRPGVASIRSPLGSTVFLRCGATGVPGPEMSWKRANGRPLNGTVHQEFSGDGTSWTLLGLPEVSHSDSGDYICQAKNFLGATETLISLLVTEPQTPAAPRGSPGALWARMGEGPEAAAYNNKLVARHVPHLAESAGLAATEPGVKEELGLQHLHLGAPGELSEGQVGSQTVRSLKVVGDTYHSASLVWKGPQAGNTTALNVLYAVFGQRNMRRVMVPPGKTSVTIEGLAPKTKYVACVCARGLLPRKEECVIFSTEEVVDAEGTQRLINVVVISVAAIIALPPTLLVCCGALRRRCRKCRSARSTEATGAYVNLERLGHSDDGSEELSRNSLSEADRLLSARSSLDSQALGTRGGRRLNEYFC
- the LRIT1 gene encoding leucine-rich repeat, immunoglobulin-like domain and transmembrane domain-containing protein 1 isoform X2, yielding MTLPPASVPPDTCRLCLERTALRRVPGEAFRSLGRLEQLWLPYNVLNELSALMLRGLRRLRELRLPGNRLAAFPWAALRDVPELRLLDLQANRLSTVPPEAARFLGNLTFLDLSSNQLMRLPQELLLTWVPMKAELFPPSHRARLVLGLQDNPWMCDCRLYDLVGLLEDWAPNLIFIEARLRCASPRSLAGVAFSQLELRKCQGPELRPGVASIRSPLGSTVFLRCGATGVPGPEMSWKRANGRPLNGTVHQEFSGDGTSWTLLGLPEVSHSDSGDYICQAKNFLGATETLISLLVTEPQTPAAPRGSPGALWARMGEGPEAAAYNNKLVARHVPHLAESAGLAATEPGVKEELGLQHLHLGAPGELSEGQVGSQTVRSLKVVGDTYHSASLVWKGPQAGNTTALNVLYAVFGQRNMRRVMVPPGKTSVTIEGLAPKTKYVACVCARGLLPRKEECVIFSTEEVVDAEGTQRLINVVVISVAAIIALPPTLLVCCGALRRRCRKCRSARSTEATGAYVNLERLGHSDDGSEELSRNSLSEADRLLSARSSLDSQALGTRGGRRLNEYFC